The following are encoded in a window of Streptomyces sp. SAT1 genomic DNA:
- a CDS encoding alkaline phosphatase D family protein, translating into MSPRPLPGRRSVLRGSLAASAALTLPGALGAAPALALSGRPRAGWGVQAGDVTADSGLVWVRSDRPARMIVETSATESFRNPRRWHGPLLGPGSDFTGTARLHGLPSGEQIHYRVLLADPHDPRRTGEPVHGTFRTAPARRRQGVRFVWSGDIAGQGWGINESIGGYRIFDAMAKLDPDFFLCSGDNVYADGPIEATAALPDGSVYRSVTTEEKSHVAVSLADYRGNFRYNLLDGALRRFNAQVPGIIQWDDHEVRNNWYPGEVIGGGTPYPAGTRLDDLALRARRAFSEYFPISTVSGRPDGRIYRVHHHGPLLDVFVLDMRTYRNANSPDDQKRDPQGILGEEQLRWLKRELSRSRAVWKVIAADMPLGLVVPDGVEGKPNFEAVAQGDPGAPLGRELQIAELLRFVKHRRITGTVWLTADVHHTSAQHYDPSRAAFKDFAPFWEFVSGPLNAGAFPASELDGTFGPDRVFVKAPAVANVSPAEGYQFFGEVDIDGGSGELTVRLREQDGSVLFTKVLQPGRVGQ; encoded by the coding sequence ATGTCCCCTCGTCCGCTCCCCGGCCGTCGCAGCGTGCTGCGCGGCTCACTGGCCGCGTCGGCGGCCCTGACCCTGCCCGGCGCGCTCGGCGCGGCACCGGCGCTCGCCCTGTCCGGCCGCCCCCGGGCGGGCTGGGGCGTGCAGGCGGGCGACGTGACCGCCGACTCGGGCCTGGTCTGGGTGCGCTCCGACCGCCCGGCCCGGATGATCGTCGAGACGTCCGCCACCGAGTCGTTCCGCAACCCCCGCCGGTGGCACGGCCCGCTGCTCGGCCCCGGCTCGGACTTCACCGGCACGGCCCGGCTGCACGGGCTGCCGTCCGGCGAGCAGATCCACTACCGCGTACTGCTCGCCGACCCGCACGACCCGCGCCGCACCGGCGAGCCGGTCCACGGCACCTTCCGCACCGCCCCCGCGCGGCGCCGCCAGGGCGTGCGGTTCGTGTGGTCGGGCGACATCGCCGGGCAGGGCTGGGGCATCAACGAGTCGATCGGCGGCTACCGCATCTTCGACGCCATGGCGAAGCTGGACCCGGACTTCTTCCTGTGCAGCGGCGACAACGTCTACGCCGACGGTCCGATCGAGGCCACCGCCGCGCTTCCGGACGGCAGCGTCTACCGGAGCGTCACCACCGAGGAGAAGTCGCACGTCGCCGTCTCCCTGGCCGACTACCGGGGCAACTTCCGCTACAACCTGCTGGACGGTGCGCTGCGCCGGTTCAACGCCCAAGTGCCCGGCATCATCCAGTGGGACGACCACGAGGTGCGCAACAACTGGTACCCGGGCGAGGTCATCGGCGGCGGCACGCCCTACCCGGCCGGCACCCGGCTGGACGATCTGGCGCTGCGGGCGCGGCGGGCCTTCTCCGAGTACTTCCCGATCTCCACGGTCAGCGGCCGTCCGGACGGCCGGATCTACCGCGTCCACCACCACGGCCCGCTGCTCGACGTGTTCGTGCTGGACATGCGGACCTACCGCAACGCCAACTCGCCCGACGACCAGAAGCGCGACCCACAGGGCATCCTCGGCGAGGAGCAGCTGCGCTGGCTCAAGCGGGAGCTGTCCCGGTCCCGGGCGGTGTGGAAGGTGATCGCCGCGGACATGCCGCTGGGGCTCGTCGTGCCGGACGGGGTCGAGGGAAAGCCGAACTTCGAGGCGGTCGCGCAGGGCGACCCGGGCGCGCCGCTCGGCCGCGAACTCCAGATCGCGGAGCTGCTGCGGTTCGTCAAGCACCGGCGGATCACCGGCACGGTGTGGCTGACCGCCGACGTCCACCACACCTCGGCGCAGCACTACGACCCGTCGCGGGCGGCGTTCAAGGACTTCGCGCCGTTCTGGGAGTTCGTCTCCGGTCCGCTCAACGCGGGCGCCTTCCCGGCCAGCGAGCTGGACGGCACGTTCGGCCCCGACCGGGTGTTCGTCAAGGCGCCCGCCGTCGCCAACGTCTCACCCGCCGAGGGCTACCAGTTCTTCGGCGAGGTCGACATCGACGGCGGCAGCGGGGAGCTGACGGTCCGGCTGCGGGAGCAGGACGGCAGTGTGCTCTTCACCAAGGTGCTCCAGCCGGGCCGGGTCGGGCAGTAA